From the Cystobacter ferrugineus genome, the window AGAGGACAAGTCTCCCGAGGCGTTGGAACTTCATGGAAGAGCGGGTGATGTGCACGGGCAGGATGTTCTCCCGGATGGGAATATCCGTCGAGGTCATGTGTGATCTACATCCCCTCTTCCGCAGCATGGGCGGGGCCTCACTCAGTCGAGGAAGCGACGTTCCCAGTGGAGCATCTCCTCGGGGGTGAATTCGTCCTTGATGTAGGACTCATGGTAGAGCCAGGGCTCGAGGACGCGCGCGAGTTCCCGGTACGCCGGGAGCGCGGGGCACTGTCCGGTGTCACCAGCATCGGGAGCCTCGCCCAGGGTGACGACGGCGCGTTCTTCTCCCAGTTCCCGCACGGTGGTTCCCGGAGAGGAGAGACGGGAGCGGAGCGCGCTCGCACCGCCCAGCTCCCCGAGCACCGGTGGGCCCAGGAAGTTCATCCAGTGGGTGCCATTGATGCGAGTGCCCAGGTTCCAGGACAGGTGCCCGACCTCGGTCCTATCCATTCCAGGGTAGCTGGAGCACAGGGCTTGGAATCCAGGGGTTCTGCCCAGGCGATGGAGGGAGAGTCCCGCGTGTCCGGAGCAGAAGGGGAGGAAGGTGCCCAGTCCCAGGGCCAATTCCTGCACACGGCCCGGACCGTGCTCTTCCATGTACTCGGTCGGTAGCCAGAAGGCCATGGCGCACACTTCGCGTGGGAAGGACGGGTCCACCTGTCCTCCCCAGTATTCGAGCCGGTACTCACTGACCGCATCGGGCCTATCCGTCAAATCGACAATGCCTCCGCCTTCATCGCGGAGTTTGTTCTGAATGTGCGCCCAACCCTTGTCGTCAAGTTCCCACAGGTCTCCGCGCTCATCCGGATACCAGGCCAGTGCATTTGGGCCGACCGCGAGAAGATAGAACTCCAGGGCATGTCTGATGTGTTTCGCGATGTCCTGATGAGAATGCGAAAAATAGAAGCAGATGCTCAAGCTCTCCCGGAGAAGAAGCGCCCCCGTTTCCGGAAGGTGGATTCTGAGCT encodes:
- a CDS encoding type VI immunity family protein — protein: MHPPPKLRIHLPETGALLLRESLSICFYFSHSHQDIAKHIRHALEFYLLAVGPNALAWYPDERGDLWELDDKGWAHIQNKLRDEGGGIVDLTDRPDAVSEYRLEYWGGQVDPSFPREVCAMAFWLPTEYMEEHGPGRVQELALGLGTFLPFCSGHAGLSLHRLGRTPGFQALCSSYPGMDRTEVGHLSWNLGTRINGTHWMNFLGPPVLGELGGASALRSRLSSPGTTVRELGEERAVVTLGEAPDAGDTGQCPALPAYRELARVLEPWLYHESYIKDEFTPEEMLHWERRFLD